A genomic stretch from Desulfotignum balticum DSM 7044 includes:
- a CDS encoding GGDEF domain-containing response regulator: MTHKILIVDDDDAVKDSVSEYLTLISYQVDAVSSAEEALGKLETSPVDVVLTDIMMQGMDGLELTRIIKEKYDLEVMVMTGYNADYSYEEAVKTGASDFIFKPFRFEELDLRIKRVLREAGLKREHNLLLKEMEHLAITDALTKLYNSRQFFRQIKMETERNERYQHHLSLLILDIDHFKHYNDTWGHLEGDKVLMAIGRIINACMRSMDTPYRYGGEEFAVLLPETDLKKACVVGRRIQKLIGQEVFEPEPGVHRSITVSIGASELKPGEDVTSFIRRTDQALYRSKENGRNCLTYDD; encoded by the coding sequence ATGACACACAAGATTCTAATTGTTGATGACGACGACGCTGTCAAAGACTCGGTGAGCGAATATCTTACCCTGATTTCCTATCAGGTGGATGCTGTTTCCAGTGCGGAAGAAGCCCTGGGAAAACTGGAGACATCTCCGGTGGATGTGGTGCTCACCGATATCATGATGCAGGGTATGGACGGCCTGGAGCTGACCCGCATCATCAAAGAAAAATATGACCTGGAAGTCATGGTCATGACCGGTTACAATGCGGATTATTCATATGAAGAAGCCGTCAAAACCGGCGCCAGTGATTTTATTTTCAAACCCTTTCGTTTTGAAGAGCTGGACCTGCGTATCAAACGGGTGTTGCGGGAGGCGGGGCTCAAACGGGAACATAACCTGCTGCTCAAGGAAATGGAACACCTGGCCATCACTGATGCGCTCACCAAGCTGTATAACTCCCGCCAGTTTTTCCGGCAGATCAAAATGGAAACTGAAAGAAATGAAAGATATCAACATCATTTGTCGCTATTGATTCTGGATATCGATCATTTCAAGCATTATAATGATACCTGGGGCCATCTGGAAGGAGACAAGGTTTTGATGGCCATCGGCCGTATCATCAATGCCTGCATGCGGTCCATGGACACGCCCTATCGATATGGCGGTGAAGAATTTGCCGTCCTTTTACCGGAAACCGATCTTAAAAAAGCCTGTGTGGTGGGACGCCGCATCCAAAAACTCATTGGTCAGGAGGTATTTGAACCGGAACCCGGAGTTCATCGATCCATCACCGTCAGCATCGGTGCCAGTGAACTTAAACCCGGTGAAGATGTTACCTCTTTTATCCGCCGCACGGACCAGGCCCTGTATCGGTCCAAGGAAAACGGGCGGAACTGTCTGACTTACGACGACTGA
- a CDS encoding acetate--CoA ligase family protein yields MLEHVLNARSVAIIGASKNKTKRGYQAIKTLLADGYEGEIYPVNPKEDSILGLKCYKDITDIPEKVDLALITTPARTIPKILENCGAKGVAGAVIIAGGFRELGEKGRVLEQEMVDAAKANQVRLIGPNTSGMINLKSRMNLVGIQDPPEGSIALLCQSGNMALTLITEATIRKHGGFTYYVGVGNESDIKFHEYLAFFRNDPDTKAILMYVEGMSQGREFLQEAYNTSIEKPIILLKSGRSAKGRKSAGSHTGSLAGMGQVAKAAYERAGIIVIENSDELFPVAETLSSQPPVKNNAIAVLADGGGHATIAADLLTDYGIELADLSEKTKESLKKILPEAASVVNPVDVAGGTDADPSIFADCAKILLKDPAVGGLLMVGLFGGYGIRFEKSLAIGEEQAAHRLGAMGRKRSKPIFVHSLYSAYDSHALDLLRHYDIPVHDSLDIACKSMACLCTYGNYLKTYHAKTNFVFNWREKAKPEGKAIIQAAVDEGRHVLLEHEAKQLIKLHGAPTSVGGMAKTADQAVDIARKIDGHVVMKIVSPDILHKSDANGVMLNIGDDSQVKAAFDIIIENARIYNPKADIRGVLVAPMAAKGLEVIIGTKIDEQFGPVIMYGLGGIMVEIMKDVTFWVLPVSPASCKKMIEDTRSSVILSGVRGQKGYDKKTLRKLLGICSELVESYPEIQEMDFNPIILYENGLDVVDARIILKK; encoded by the coding sequence ATGCTGGAACATGTATTGAATGCAAGATCCGTCGCCATTATCGGTGCATCCAAAAACAAGACCAAACGAGGCTATCAGGCCATTAAAACCCTTCTGGCCGACGGGTATGAAGGGGAGATCTATCCGGTCAATCCCAAGGAAGATTCCATTCTGGGATTGAAATGCTATAAAGATATCACCGACATCCCGGAGAAGGTGGACCTGGCGTTGATCACCACCCCGGCCAGAACTATTCCCAAAATACTGGAAAACTGCGGTGCCAAAGGCGTGGCCGGGGCCGTGATTATTGCCGGCGGATTCCGGGAACTGGGAGAAAAAGGGCGCGTTCTGGAACAGGAAATGGTGGATGCGGCCAAAGCCAATCAGGTCCGGCTTATCGGTCCCAATACGTCAGGCATGATCAACCTGAAATCCCGCATGAACCTGGTGGGTATTCAGGATCCCCCCGAGGGCAGTATCGCTTTGCTGTGCCAGAGCGGCAACATGGCCCTGACCCTGATCACCGAAGCCACCATCCGCAAACACGGGGGATTCACCTATTATGTGGGCGTGGGCAATGAATCGGACATCAAGTTTCATGAATATCTGGCGTTTTTCCGAAATGATCCGGACACCAAAGCGATTCTCATGTATGTGGAAGGCATGAGCCAGGGGCGGGAATTTCTGCAGGAAGCATACAATACCAGTATTGAAAAGCCCATTATCCTGCTCAAAAGCGGCCGGTCCGCCAAGGGCAGAAAATCCGCCGGATCCCATACCGGGTCTTTGGCCGGCATGGGCCAGGTGGCCAAGGCCGCATATGAACGGGCCGGGATTATTGTGATCGAAAACTCGGATGAACTGTTTCCCGTGGCTGAAACCCTGTCCAGCCAGCCGCCGGTGAAAAACAATGCCATTGCCGTGCTGGCCGACGGCGGGGGCCATGCCACCATTGCCGCAGACCTGTTGACCGACTATGGTATCGAACTGGCGGATCTGTCGGAAAAAACAAAGGAAAGTCTGAAAAAAATTCTGCCGGAAGCCGCGTCTGTGGTCAATCCTGTGGATGTGGCCGGCGGCACGGATGCGGATCCCAGCATTTTTGCGGATTGTGCCAAGATTCTGCTCAAGGATCCGGCCGTGGGAGGGCTTCTCATGGTGGGACTGTTCGGCGGATATGGGATCCGGTTTGAAAAAAGTCTGGCCATCGGCGAAGAACAGGCCGCCCATCGCCTGGGCGCCATGGGCAGAAAACGCAGCAAACCCATTTTCGTGCACTCGCTATACAGTGCCTACGATTCCCATGCCCTGGACCTGTTGCGCCACTATGATATCCCGGTGCATGATTCCCTGGACATCGCCTGCAAGAGCATGGCCTGCCTGTGCACTTATGGGAATTATCTGAAAACCTATCACGCCAAGACCAATTTTGTGTTCAACTGGCGGGAAAAAGCCAAACCGGAAGGGAAAGCCATCATTCAGGCCGCCGTGGATGAAGGCCGTCATGTGCTGCTGGAGCATGAAGCCAAGCAGCTGATCAAACTCCACGGTGCCCCCACATCTGTGGGAGGAATGGCAAAAACGGCGGACCAGGCTGTGGACATCGCCCGAAAGATCGACGGCCATGTGGTCATGAAAATCGTATCTCCGGATATTTTGCACAAAAGTGATGCCAACGGCGTGATGCTCAATATCGGGGATGACTCCCAGGTGAAGGCCGCGTTCGATATTATCATTGAAAATGCCCGGATATACAATCCCAAAGCAGATATCAGAGGGGTGCTCGTAGCGCCTATGGCGGCAAAAGGTCTGGAAGTCATTATCGGCACGAAAATCGACGAACAGTTCGGCCCGGTGATCATGTATGGGCTGGGCGGTATCATGGTGGAGATCATGAAGGACGTGACCTTCTGGGTGTTACCGGTATCTCCGGCGTCGTGCAAGAAAATGATCGAAGATACCCGGTCATCGGTCATTTTGAGCGGGGTGCGGGGGCAGAAAGGCTATGACAAAAAAACCTTGCGTAAACTGCTGGGTATTTGTTCGGAACTGGTGGAGTCTTACCCTGAAATCCAGGAAATGGATTTTAACCCCATTATTCTGTATGAAAACGGCCTGGATGTGGTGGACGCCAGAATTATCCTGAAAAAATAG
- a CDS encoding enoyl-CoA hydratase/isomerase family protein: MDYETILVDIRNHVGVIRLNRPKVLNAMNRQLWTEMMDALEALGQDDQVKALIITGEGRAFSTGADLKDSKGRTIEAYRQYLESLQEASRKILRFEKPTIAAINGYALGSGYELALACDIRIAAAEALIGSPEAKVTSSVTGGAFRLVQDLVGPGKAKELLFTAENITGEEACRIGLVNKAVPLEQLMDEAVAMADKICANSAFSLKLIKKGLAMAAGEVSLEALMDYEIEACLACVSTKERQTSLDEFAQRKK; this comes from the coding sequence ATGGACTATGAAACAATTTTGGTGGACATCAGGAATCACGTGGGGGTGATCCGGTTGAACCGGCCAAAAGTACTCAATGCCATGAACCGGCAGTTGTGGACGGAAATGATGGATGCGCTGGAAGCGCTGGGGCAGGATGATCAGGTCAAAGCGTTGATTATCACCGGAGAAGGCCGGGCCTTTTCCACGGGGGCGGACTTGAAGGATTCCAAAGGCCGGACCATTGAAGCCTATCGCCAGTATCTGGAATCCCTGCAGGAAGCGTCCAGAAAAATTCTGCGGTTTGAAAAACCCACCATTGCCGCCATCAACGGATATGCCCTGGGGTCCGGTTATGAACTGGCCCTGGCATGTGATATCCGTATTGCCGCGGCCGAAGCATTGATCGGGTCTCCTGAGGCAAAAGTCACCTCATCGGTCACCGGCGGTGCGTTCCGCCTGGTTCAGGACCTGGTGGGACCGGGCAAAGCCAAGGAACTGCTGTTCACCGCTGAAAACATTACCGGGGAAGAAGCCTGCCGCATCGGGCTGGTGAACAAAGCCGTGCCCCTGGAACAGCTCATGGACGAAGCCGTTGCCATGGCGGATAAAATCTGCGCCAATTCCGCGTTTTCGTTGAAACTCATCAAAAAGGGCCTGGCCATGGCCGCCGGTGAAGTCAGCCTGGAAGCCCTGATGGATTATGAAATCGAAGCCTGCCTGGCCTGCGTATCCACCAAGGAACGCCAGACATCTCTGGATGAATTTGCCCAGCGCAAAAAATAA
- a CDS encoding TRAP transporter permease yields MTAAKKQAVPDDVQDFVAEVESGARNPVGAVPKKILFFVPLIWTLFQLWYASPLPFIFNVFVINDTEARSIHLAFAMFLSYTAYPTLKSSPREYIPIQDWFLALVAAFCSAYLFIFYEQMSSRPGLPTNLDLVVGVVGLILLLEATRRALGPPLMVVATVFLIYTFFGPYMPDVIAHKGASLTKGMSHYWLSTEGVFGVALGVSTGMVFMFVLFGSLLESAGAGNYFIRTAFAGLGHMRGGPAKAAVVSSGMTGLVSGSSIANVVTTGTFTIPLMKKVGFPAEKAGAVEVAASTNGQLTPPVMGAAAFLMVEYVGISYVEVIKHAFLPAIISYIALVYIVHLESCKLGLKGMEKPVTKTAMGKILSFVLTILTLIILGGGTYYGLGWIKTMAGDAAIYFVVLLIVAAYLVLIWVACRVPELEYTHEITKLPKLGETAQAGYYFLLPIVVLMWCLTVERLSPSLSAYYATVVLIFIVLTQRPLKGIIRKNSAPEFAFKMGWDNLIDGMVAGARNMIGIGVATAAAGIVVGTVTLTGIGLVMTAFVEFISGGNLLLILLFTAVISLLLGMGLPTTANYIVVSTLMAPVIVELGALNGLVVPLIAVHLFVFYFGILADDTPPVGLAAFAAAGISGGDPIRTGIQGFTYDIRTAVLPFFFIFNTELLMIGIQNWVHLSIVIASAVAAMLIFGAATQGYWLTKSRFYETLALLLVTFTLLRPGFFWDKVYEPYHEEPGIYLLEAMEKQDENTMIHLVVKGETMDGDEYTKAMMLPVGKEGAPEDRLREVGFEVMEEDGKMIVNNMMFGSNAERMGIDFDQEIVSVMMEADRPPKQLMFFPALALLGLIYFLQKRRQTPDEASRLKLE; encoded by the coding sequence ATGACTGCTGCAAAAAAGCAAGCCGTGCCGGATGATGTGCAGGACTTTGTGGCTGAGGTGGAATCCGGTGCCAGAAATCCGGTGGGTGCGGTTCCCAAAAAGATTCTGTTCTTTGTCCCTTTGATCTGGACCCTGTTTCAACTCTGGTATGCATCTCCGTTGCCGTTCATCTTTAATGTTTTTGTGATCAACGATACGGAAGCCCGGTCCATTCATCTGGCATTTGCCATGTTTTTATCCTATACCGCCTATCCGACATTAAAATCGTCGCCCCGGGAATATATTCCCATACAGGACTGGTTTCTGGCGCTGGTGGCCGCTTTTTGTTCAGCGTATCTGTTTATTTTTTACGAGCAGATGTCATCCCGGCCCGGACTTCCCACCAATCTGGACCTGGTGGTGGGCGTGGTCGGCCTGATACTGCTTCTGGAGGCTACCCGGAGAGCGTTGGGACCGCCGCTGATGGTGGTGGCAACCGTCTTTTTGATCTATACTTTTTTCGGGCCGTACATGCCGGATGTCATTGCCCATAAAGGGGCCAGCCTGACCAAAGGCATGTCCCACTACTGGCTGTCCACTGAAGGCGTGTTCGGCGTGGCTTTGGGGGTATCCACGGGCATGGTGTTCATGTTTGTGCTGTTCGGCTCGTTGCTGGAATCTGCCGGGGCAGGCAACTATTTCATTCGTACCGCCTTTGCCGGGTTAGGCCATATGCGGGGCGGACCGGCCAAGGCGGCCGTGGTATCATCGGGCATGACCGGCCTGGTGTCCGGATCGTCTATCGCCAATGTGGTCACAACCGGGACGTTTACCATTCCGTTGATGAAAAAAGTGGGGTTTCCGGCGGAAAAAGCCGGTGCCGTTGAAGTGGCCGCTTCAACGAACGGTCAGCTTACCCCGCCGGTCATGGGCGCGGCCGCGTTTCTCATGGTGGAATATGTGGGCATCTCCTATGTGGAGGTGATCAAGCATGCATTTTTACCGGCCATTATTTCCTATATCGCTCTGGTGTATATTGTCCATCTGGAATCCTGCAAACTGGGGCTCAAGGGCATGGAAAAACCGGTGACAAAGACCGCTATGGGAAAGATTCTCTCATTTGTACTGACCATTTTAACGCTGATTATTCTGGGCGGCGGGACCTATTACGGCCTGGGATGGATCAAGACCATGGCAGGCGATGCGGCCATCTATTTTGTGGTGCTGCTGATTGTGGCTGCCTATCTGGTTCTGATCTGGGTGGCCTGCCGGGTGCCGGAACTGGAATATACCCATGAAATCACCAAGCTGCCCAAACTCGGAGAAACCGCCCAGGCCGGATATTATTTTCTGCTGCCCATTGTGGTGCTGATGTGGTGTCTGACCGTGGAACGGCTGTCCCCGTCTCTGTCTGCTTATTATGCCACGGTGGTGCTCATTTTCATCGTTTTGACCCAGCGGCCGTTAAAAGGAATCATCCGCAAAAACAGTGCCCCGGAATTTGCCTTTAAAATGGGATGGGACAACCTGATCGACGGCATGGTGGCCGGCGCCAGAAACATGATCGGCATCGGCGTGGCCACGGCTGCCGCCGGCATTGTCGTGGGCACGGTGACCCTCACCGGTATCGGTCTGGTCATGACCGCGTTTGTGGAATTCATCTCCGGCGGCAACCTGCTGCTCATCCTGTTGTTCACCGCCGTTATCAGCCTGCTGCTGGGTATGGGCCTGCCCACCACGGCCAACTATATTGTTGTCTCCACTCTGATGGCACCGGTCATTGTGGAACTGGGAGCCTTGAACGGGCTGGTGGTCCCGCTGATCGCCGTGCACCTGTTTGTGTTTTATTTCGGCATTCTGGCAGATGACACGCCGCCGGTGGGGCTGGCGGCGTTTGCTGCGGCCGGCATATCCGGCGGTGATCCCATCCGGACGGGTATCCAGGGCTTTACTTACGATATTCGCACAGCCGTGCTGCCTTTTTTCTTTATCTTTAACACCGAACTGCTCATGATCGGGATTCAGAACTGGGTTCATCTGTCTATTGTCATTGCATCCGCTGTGGCTGCGATGTTGATTTTCGGGGCTGCCACCCAGGGGTACTGGCTGACAAAAAGCCGCTTTTACGAGACTCTGGCCCTGCTGCTGGTGACGTTCACGTTGCTGCGGCCCGGATTTTTCTGGGATAAAGTATATGAACCCTATCATGAAGAACCCGGCATCTATTTGCTGGAAGCCATGGAAAAGCAGGATGAAAATACCATGATTCACCTGGTGGTCAAAGGTGAGACCATGGATGGAGATGAATATACCAAGGCCATGATGCTTCCCGTGGGAAAAGAAGGCGCACCCGAAGACCGGCTGCGGGAGGTGGGGTTTGAGGTGATGGAAGAAGACGGCAAAATGATTGTGAACAACATGATGTTCGGCAGTAATGCCGAGCGGATGGGCATTGATTTTGATCAGGAAATTGTATCGGTGATGATGGAGGCGGACCGACCTCCCAAGCAGCTGATGTTTTTTCCGGCCCTGGCGTTGCTGGGTCTGATCTATTTTCTGCAAAAACGCCGGCAGACACCGGATGAAGCATCCCGGCTCAAATTAGAATAG
- the lepA gene encoding translation elongation factor 4, whose protein sequence is MNIHQKQIRNFSIIAHIDHGKSTLSDRLIQLTGIVSERDMKEQMLDTMDIERERGITIKSQTVSLPYTAEDGTEYLLNLIDTPGHVDFSYEVSRALKSCEGALIIVDATQGVEAQTLANLYLAMELNLTILPVINKIDLPSAEVEWVKNQIEEDLGLDGENALQVSAKTGQGVDQLFPAVVAAIPPPTVDKDNRFKALIFDSHYDSFRGTIVHFRIFDGTIKKGDTILFMQNDSQYKVEEVGLFQIKRIPQKSLYGGQVGYLIAGIKNISDVKIGDTITMADRPCARPVGGFREPTPVVFSSMYPVASDDYAELTEALERLKLNDASLIYEKDSSAALGFGYRCGFLGLLHLEVVQERLEREYDISLILTSPSVQYEITTTDGQVNIIDNPVNYPDPAEISKIREPFIKATIIVPDRYMGNVMQVCHEFRGVSKTYQYLTSNRMEMKFELPLAEVVYEFYDRLKSVTQGYGSFDYEIAGYQETDLVKLDFLINGERVDALSILIHKDKAEARARIACKKLREEIPRQQFKIPIQGAIGGKIIARETVSAFRKDVTAKCYGGDISRKRKLLEKQKKGKKRMKMVGSVEIPQSAFLSVLKSE, encoded by the coding sequence TTGAACATTCACCAGAAACAGATCCGAAATTTTTCCATCATCGCCCATATCGATCATGGGAAATCCACCCTGTCGGACCGGCTGATTCAATTGACCGGCATTGTTTCCGAACGGGATATGAAAGAACAGATGCTAGACACCATGGACATCGAGCGGGAACGGGGCATCACCATCAAATCCCAGACCGTGTCCTTGCCCTACACGGCTGAAGACGGCACCGAATACCTGTTGAATCTTATTGACACACCGGGGCATGTGGATTTTTCCTATGAAGTGTCCCGGGCGCTGAAATCCTGTGAAGGCGCTCTGATCATTGTGGATGCCACCCAGGGCGTAGAGGCCCAGACACTGGCCAACCTGTACCTGGCCATGGAACTCAACCTGACCATCCTGCCGGTGATCAATAAAATCGATCTGCCGTCCGCAGAAGTTGAATGGGTGAAAAATCAGATCGAGGAGGATCTGGGTCTGGACGGTGAAAACGCGCTGCAGGTTTCCGCCAAGACCGGGCAGGGGGTGGATCAGCTGTTTCCGGCGGTTGTGGCAGCCATCCCGCCACCGACTGTGGACAAGGATAACCGGTTCAAAGCCCTGATTTTTGATTCCCATTATGATTCTTTCCGGGGAACCATTGTCCATTTCCGGATATTTGACGGCACCATCAAAAAAGGGGACACCATTTTGTTCATGCAAAATGACTCCCAGTACAAGGTGGAGGAAGTGGGATTGTTTCAGATCAAGCGGATCCCCCAGAAAAGCCTGTATGGCGGCCAGGTGGGGTATCTGATTGCCGGGATCAAAAATATTTCCGATGTCAAGATCGGGGACACCATCACCATGGCGGATCGGCCCTGTGCCAGACCCGTGGGCGGATTCCGGGAACCCACCCCTGTGGTGTTTTCTTCCATGTACCCGGTGGCATCTGATGATTACGCGGAACTCACCGAAGCACTGGAACGCCTCAAACTCAATGATGCATCCCTGATTTATGAAAAAGACAGTTCCGCAGCACTGGGGTTCGGTTACCGGTGCGGGTTTCTGGGACTGCTTCACCTGGAGGTGGTACAGGAGCGCCTGGAAAGAGAATATGACATTTCTTTGATTCTGACCTCCCCCTCGGTGCAGTATGAGATCACCACCACGGACGGTCAGGTGAATATTATCGACAACCCGGTCAATTATCCGGACCCGGCAGAAATCTCCAAAATCCGGGAACCTTTTATCAAGGCCACCATTATCGTGCCCGACCGGTACATGGGAAATGTGATGCAGGTGTGCCATGAATTCAGAGGCGTGAGCAAAACTTATCAATACCTGACTTCCAACCGCATGGAAATGAAATTTGAACTGCCTCTGGCCGAAGTAGTGTATGAATTCTACGACCGGCTCAAATCGGTCACCCAGGGATACGGGTCTTTTGATTATGAGATTGCCGGATACCAGGAAACCGATCTGGTGAAGCTGGATTTTCTCATCAATGGAGAGCGGGTGGATGCCCTGTCCATTCTCATTCACAAAGACAAAGCTGAGGCGCGGGCCAGGATCGCCTGTAAAAAACTGCGGGAGGAAATTCCCCGGCAGCAGTTCAAAATCCCCATCCAGGGGGCCATCGGCGGGAAAATTATCGCCCGGGAAACCGTTTCCGCGTTTCGAAAGGATGTGACTGCCAAATGTTATGGCGGAGATATTTCCCGGAAACGCAAACTGTTGGAAAAACAGAAAAAAGGCAAAAAACGCATGAAAATGGTGGGGTCTGTGGAAATTCCTCAGTCCGCGTTTCTGTCCGTGCTCAAGTCCGAATAG
- a CDS encoding TAXI family TRAP transporter solute-binding subunit codes for MKRLLVLAITAFFGMILFFGSAPVQAEQTFVTIGTGGVTGVYYPTGGAIARLVNKDRKVHGIRCSVESTGGSVYNLNTIRAGELDMAVAQSDWQYHAYHGTKGTPFEASGPDKDLRAVFSVHPEPFTVVARKDSGIKTFADLKGKRVNVGNPGSGQRGTMEVVMDALGWTMDDFKLASELKPAEQSAALCDNKIDTIIYTVGHPSGSIQEATTSCDSILVPVEGPAIDKLVADNAYYRKATIPGGMYRGTDTDTITFGVGATFVSSANVPEEVIYHVVKAVFENFDDFKKLHPAFEVLVKEEMVKDGLSAPLHDGAVKYYKEAGLM; via the coding sequence ATGAAACGATTACTGGTATTGGCAATTACGGCATTTTTCGGCATGATCCTTTTTTTCGGGTCCGCTCCGGTACAGGCGGAACAGACCTTTGTCACCATCGGAACCGGCGGGGTCACCGGGGTTTATTATCCCACCGGCGGCGCCATCGCAAGATTGGTGAACAAAGACAGAAAAGTGCATGGAATCCGTTGCTCTGTAGAAAGTACCGGGGGATCCGTGTACAACCTGAATACCATCCGTGCCGGTGAGCTGGATATGGCAGTGGCCCAGTCCGACTGGCAGTACCATGCGTACCACGGCACCAAGGGTACCCCGTTTGAAGCATCCGGTCCGGACAAGGACCTGCGGGCCGTATTTTCCGTGCATCCCGAACCTTTCACCGTGGTCGCCAGAAAAGATTCCGGCATCAAGACCTTTGCAGACCTGAAAGGCAAACGGGTCAATGTGGGAAATCCCGGTTCCGGCCAGCGCGGTACCATGGAAGTGGTCATGGATGCTTTGGGATGGACCATGGATGATTTCAAACTGGCGTCCGAGCTGAAACCCGCAGAACAGTCCGCTGCGTTGTGTGACAACAAAATCGACACCATCATCTACACCGTGGGCCATCCCTCCGGCTCCATCCAGGAAGCCACCACGTCCTGTGATTCCATTCTGGTACCTGTAGAAGGCCCTGCCATTGACAAGCTGGTGGCGGACAACGCCTATTATCGGAAAGCCACCATTCCCGGCGGCATGTACCGGGGCACGGATACCGACACCATAACGTTTGGTGTGGGCGCGACCTTTGTTTCTTCCGCCAACGTGCCGGAAGAGGTGATCTATCACGTGGTCAAGGCGGTATTTGAAAATTTTGACGACTTCAAAAAACTGCATCCGGCATTTGAGGTGCTGGTAAAAGAAGAAATGGTCAAAGACGGTCTGTCCGCCCCGCTGCATGACGGTGCGGTCAAATACTACAAAGAAGCCGGCCTGATGTAA
- a CDS encoding universal stress protein: MFNKILVPVDIDYPKASKAVYDNAAELASLSGAQIRIVSVMPGFTMPIVASFVTEEIKKEARAHFQKALDDFVAANCKGANVSYKVLVGKHYEEILKMADKWGADLIVVYHNRNRTVNEAFSSTCAQRVVKEANCSVLRLRNLLK; encoded by the coding sequence ATGTTCAATAAAATACTGGTGCCTGTGGATATCGATTACCCCAAGGCATCCAAGGCTGTGTATGACAATGCAGCGGAACTGGCTTCCCTGAGTGGGGCCCAGATTCGGATTGTGTCGGTGATGCCCGGATTTACCATGCCCATTGTGGCGTCCTTTGTCACTGAAGAGATCAAAAAGGAAGCCCGGGCCCATTTTCAGAAAGCACTGGATGACTTTGTGGCGGCAAACTGCAAAGGGGCCAATGTCTCCTACAAAGTGCTGGTGGGAAAACATTATGAAGAAATTCTGAAAATGGCGGACAAATGGGGGGCGGATCTCATCGTGGTATATCATAACCGGAACAGAACCGTGAATGAGGCATTTTCCAGCACCTGTGCCCAAAGGGTCGTCAAAGAGGCCAATTGTTCGGTGCTGCGGTTGAGAAATCTGCTCAAATGA
- a CDS encoding M20 family metallopeptidase → MREKQNNDPVLTWLTCHATEMCGLLAALVNIQSGTGNKPGVDRVCRAIQLEMETMGFFCQPIVQTDYGDHLVARHPGTDPEKKPVLITGHMDTVFPADTDFTSYSEDDTCCYGPGTADMKGGLVMGMFAIKALIETQCPDMPPIVFVFNADEEIGSPSSRQLIFDLARESSMGLVLEAGGLAGEIVVARKGNLSVQIDVEGEAGHAAFAGPDKASAILELAHKTIAIEALHRPDQGVSANVGRVTGGIGPNTVPSHARAAVDFRFTTDADKTRLTHALDQIMAGSVTPGTRTTMTWISQRPAMPETPVNMALFTQIQSLGKQLGISVIPEWRQGVSDANIIAQAGIPVIDGLGPMGGNDHSPEEYIIKQSLKDRARLFAHILARCRPPIRT, encoded by the coding sequence ATGCGTGAAAAACAAAACAATGACCCTGTTCTTACCTGGCTGACCTGCCATGCCACCGAAATGTGCGGACTTCTGGCCGCCCTGGTCAATATCCAGAGCGGCACAGGAAATAAACCCGGCGTGGATCGTGTCTGCCGCGCCATACAACTGGAAATGGAAACCATGGGTTTTTTCTGTCAGCCCATTGTCCAGACCGATTACGGCGATCATCTGGTGGCACGGCATCCGGGCACGGACCCGGAAAAAAAACCGGTGCTGATCACCGGCCACATGGATACTGTGTTTCCGGCGGATACGGATTTCACCTCGTATTCGGAAGACGACACCTGTTGCTATGGACCCGGCACCGCAGATATGAAAGGCGGACTGGTGATGGGAATGTTTGCCATCAAAGCCCTGATTGAAACCCAGTGTCCGGATATGCCCCCCATTGTGTTCGTGTTCAATGCCGACGAAGAGATCGGATCCCCTTCCTCCAGACAATTGATTTTCGATCTGGCCAGGGAAAGCAGCATGGGACTGGTATTGGAAGCCGGGGGGCTTGCAGGAGAAATCGTGGTGGCCCGGAAAGGCAACCTGTCGGTTCAAATCGATGTGGAAGGCGAAGCCGGCCATGCGGCATTTGCCGGTCCTGACAAGGCCAGTGCCATCCTGGAACTGGCCCACAAAACCATTGCCATTGAAGCGCTGCACCGTCCGGATCAGGGGGTCAGCGCCAATGTCGGACGGGTGACCGGCGGCATCGGACCCAATACAGTCCCCTCCCATGCCCGGGCTGCCGTGGATTTTCGATTCACCACGGATGCGGACAAAACCCGCCTGACCCATGCGCTGGATCAGATCATGGCAGGGTCCGTCACTCCCGGGACCCGGACCACAATGACCTGGATTTCCCAGCGACCTGCCATGCCGGAAACACCGGTCAACATGGCCTTGTTCACGCAGATTCAATCTCTGGGCAAACAGCTGGGGATTTCAGTCATCCCGGAATGGCGCCAGGGGGTTTCCGACGCCAATATCATTGCCCAGGCCGGAATTCCGGTGATTGACGGACTGGGTCCCATGGGCGGAAACGACCACAGTCCGGAAGAATATATCATCAAGCAGAGCCTGAAGGACCGGGCCCGGCTGTTTGCCCACATCCTGGCCCGGTGCCGGCCCCCTATTCGGACTTGA